Within Blattabacterium cuenoti, the genomic segment AGAAAAGAAAAAATCTTTTATTTTTTGTTCAAAAAAACATAAAAAATAAATATATTTAAAAAAAAACAAATAAAATTATGGTACGGACTTCCTCTTCCAATGAAGAAAGAAAAATAAAAATAAAAAATTTTGAATTATTGGAATCAAATTCTGGTAAGAAAAAATTTATTAAAGATTTTTTTTCAGATAAGGCAACTGTAATTATGTTTATTTGCAATCATTGTCCGTATGTAAAACATATTAATACAGAATTAGTTCGTTTAACGAATGATTATATAAAAAAAGGAGTTTCTTTTTTAGCTATCAATTCTAATGATATAGAAAAATATCCAGAAGATTCTCCTGAAAAAATGAAGGAAATATCTCATAAATTACGTTATCCATTTCCTTATTTTTTTGACGAAACACAAGAAGTAGCCAAATATTATGGAGCTAAATGTACTCCTGAATTTTTCATATTTAATGGGAAAGGATATTTATGTTACCATGGCCAATTAGATGATTCTAGACCAAAAAATGGAATACCAGTTACAGGATCTGATGTGAGAAACATATTAAAAGAACTTCTTAACGGA encodes:
- a CDS encoding thioredoxin family protein; this encodes MVRTSSSNEERKIKIKNFELLESNSGKKKFIKDFFSDKATVIMFICNHCPYVKHINTELVRLTNDYIKKGVSFLAINSNDIEKYPEDSPEKMKEISHKLRYPFPYFFDETQEVAKYYGAKCTPEFFIFNGKGYLCYHGQLDDSRPKNGIPVTGSDVRNILKELLNGREIKQTTKPSCGCNIKWKT